Part of the Candidatus Cloacimonadota bacterium genome, TTGAAGTTTTAAAATGAGGGATATCGTGATAAGGAATTTCTATATCAACGTCGATGATCGTTGCAAGTTCGTTTAGCCCAGTTCCAAGAATAATACCGATTTCCGGCTTATCACCGTAAAGAGAGCGGATGTATTCGGCTGATTCTGCGACAAGTGGTCTAATCTTCTTCATCTTCTTTATTGCTAAAACTGATCCTGGGTTTTTGTTCGATAACTTCTTCTTCCTCAAGGGGCTTTTCTTCCTGAATCTCTTCAATCGTTTCTTCAATCTTAGAGAGTTCTTCTTTCTTCTTTTCAACCGGAGGGGGGAGCTTTGTGTCTTTAAAAAAATCGTGTGTTTTAAAATCAGGCGGAGGAATGATCGGTTTTTCTATCTCCCGTGCATCTTCTTTATCTTTTTGAAATTCTGATTCGATGAGGTCGAGTATGGTGTTTATCTGTGATTTGAAGGAGAGAAGGAAGGATTTCTTTTTGTCTTTGAGATTCACATAATCATGTTCGAGAATGCTGAGGTAATCCTTAGCTTTTTTTACACGCTCTTTTGCAGAGATCTCTGCATCTTTTATGATGTTCTTCGCTTCTTTATCAGCGCTTTTAAGCGTGTCTTCTTTGAGTTTTTCCGCGAGTATGAGTGTTCGTTTCAGGACTTCTTTCTGTTCTTCGATATCTTCGAGTTTCTTGTCCCTGTCCTCGATCTCTTTTTGTTGAGCCCTGATCGTCCCATCGAGCCGTTCGATCTGGTCAGCCAGAAGATCGAGAAACTCCTCAACTTCCTGTTTGCTGTATCCGCTCAATGTTTTATTGAACTCTTTACC contains:
- a CDS encoding DivIVA domain-containing protein, with the translated sequence MPQNISPSEIRGKEFNKTLSGYSKQEVEEFLDLLADQIERLDGTIRAQQKEIEDRDKKLEDIEEQKEVLKRTLILAEKLKEDTLKSADKEAKNIIKDAEISAKERVKKAKDYLSILEHDYVNLKDKKKSFLLSFKSQINTILDLIESEFQKDKEDAREIEKPIIPPPDFKTHDFFKDTKLPPPVEKKKEELSKIEETIEEIQEEKPLEEEEVIEQKPRISFSNKEDEED